In the genome of Paenibacillus sp. FSL R5-0766, one region contains:
- a CDS encoding transcriptional regulator: MGKETAGNPNHSSLPDRHALRERVIEAIANTMDLYGVNHTFGKLYGIMYFEDRPMTLEEMKNSMNMSKSNMSYAVRSLTESQMIYKLEEKKERQDQYLAETDFYRTFQNFFGAKLQREVDVMLEGIREVIPDLSAMILSEHTSSKDRDDALRDLHKLQHAEQYYVWLQGFVDQLRDGKFYENAAHTPDKE; the protein is encoded by the coding sequence GTGGGAAAAGAAACCGCCGGGAACCCGAATCATTCTTCGTTACCTGATCGGCATGCGCTGAGGGAGAGAGTTATTGAGGCCATCGCCAATACGATGGATCTATATGGGGTTAATCACACGTTTGGCAAATTGTACGGCATCATGTATTTTGAGGATCGTCCGATGACACTTGAAGAGATGAAGAATTCAATGAATATGAGTAAAAGCAACATGAGCTATGCGGTTCGTTCGCTTACAGAATCACAGATGATCTATAAACTGGAGGAAAAGAAGGAGCGCCAGGATCAATATCTGGCTGAGACCGACTTCTATCGTACGTTCCAGAATTTCTTCGGGGCCAAGCTCCAACGGGAAGTAGATGTCATGTTAGAAGGCATTCGTGAGGTCATTCCTGACCTGTCGGCAATGATCCTTTCGGAACATACCTCTTCCAAAGACCGAGATGATGCACTGCGTGATCTGCACAAACTCCAACATGCGGAGCAATACTACGTCTGGTTACAAGGATTTGTGGATCAGTTGCGGGATGGTAAGTTTTACGAGAATGCTGCACACACGCCCGATAAAGAGTAG
- a CDS encoding DUF4073 domain-containing protein encodes MQYRKIVKILLILLLVAPWLAPVGKVSAEVSYPVPGKDGLITVKNIGDDSVELSWEYAESVTTSSPDLNYQVFVSQAPNIKDMEEISGFPQYAYGNWVGGSDSETGTFTKVITDLVEGETYYFNVIVQDRNNMEIAYQMQSITFTSNTLLSEFNNVIGGNFDASRISELLQNTSFITMVPAFESLPSDEQNAIISLVGHSHLPDGKYLNTDQIQFMVDLAFQGLLVMREHQLPVMQAKLTSYFEKLASANNVFSPEYLSAIQPQLYQYLLGPDLDKNILSYSVNLDRIGNDLSLEQSVMNLNMMLSQSFYFTKASTTNEMNEALTGLYKIQQKAEQYKGTPKESLIGIFPLDFHKMQIISSNVAEMERLSKWMLDRKPNGGYTNYSEIQIAFNNFFFPMIPPLPTFPPFPPIQPIPVAPAVSVDDNANVIVDADETMEYTQNNGENWFDYSSTNPPQFEGNTTVWVRVKANGSNTASLYKILVFTQNIETDSLELLNLAKSNEDVEGVLAAIQGSALGLELPIDFSDWSNDEKESVAVFVTLMNGAKGYVSKEQVQYVLDMAVEPRNLFNKPELTDVEENINAYFSKLLNLPEVFSINLDPSIQSLYKVGRMYENLSVVDKQIFAYRMKFYSMRDEIPSYQNRDQLSTSLSTYNAINDVTTQTKMYNALVRLRLVQKESTQYNNLPSTIKYMVEFPLNMDKVDSIDYATYRKLAQWMIDKRPVGGYENYKNIQKTFDQFFNPADPLKVINEARATKNTDAILGAITQPEWLDLPAGFDTLQPEEKKAIANVVMTFLPSDYAYNLKKQVEYAVEIGYKGIQTIKQTDRILFQQHLNEFYSLFVESTEYFEYPGMEMFKELGQKYLNASNVDKELLAYTAKRLFQGSDLSIEQVYGASLMLVMNYSYINETIDVSEMKKAMLMLYSFQQSTEMMEPFEPFLLKLNAMKDLVEDENRMGKLAKWMLDRKPANGYSSISEVQIAFDRFFDQVIIINPTPTPSTGGGSGGGSSPVTSTPAPTTKQEQIVVDVNGTNGTNLTKTPITRTTETNGTIKDLVKMTEAIAKESVEKAKQLNMNTARIVIPDTKDAVSETRIELPKAVVKELNDGSLKLEISTENVVISVPTNSISGFDQDLYFRVVPLKKESERKEVEERAKKEQLIQQVAPNTNVRVLARPVEIDTNMQSREVTLTLPLRYSLPTDPAARQQALDNLAIYIEHSDGTKELIQGKLVKLADNSEGIEFTVTKFSTFTLVVVDGLKASQSTHQPYIQGFGADFRPDAFVTRAQMAAMLARNLPTEPAAGSANSESYKDVSATHWATSEIQKAQSAGIMNGMSNTQFAPEGSITRAQMATIAYRWMQQQASATTVNGPAVSFTDVSADLWAADAIAYVQSAGLMVGYNDGTFKPDSKLTRAEAVKVLNVLFNRTPLTGAATPTFSDVPATHWAYADIEAAAQK; translated from the coding sequence ATGCAGTACAGAAAAATAGTGAAGATATTGCTCATTTTGCTATTGGTAGCACCATGGTTGGCACCAGTAGGAAAGGTTAGCGCAGAAGTATCGTATCCGGTACCGGGGAAAGATGGTCTAATTACAGTAAAGAACATTGGTGATGACTCGGTTGAACTAAGTTGGGAGTATGCCGAGTCCGTTACAACGTCTTCACCTGATCTGAATTATCAAGTATTCGTCTCCCAGGCACCTAATATCAAAGATATGGAGGAAATCAGCGGATTTCCACAATACGCGTATGGTAATTGGGTTGGTGGTAGCGATTCCGAAACAGGTACATTCACCAAAGTGATTACGGATTTAGTCGAAGGAGAAACGTACTATTTTAATGTAATCGTTCAGGATAGAAATAATATGGAAATTGCATACCAGATGCAATCCATAACATTTACATCTAATACGTTGCTAAGCGAATTCAACAATGTTATTGGGGGGAATTTTGATGCCTCAAGAATAAGTGAACTACTTCAAAATACGAGCTTCATCACCATGGTTCCAGCATTTGAATCCCTCCCTTCTGATGAACAGAATGCAATCATATCGTTAGTGGGACATTCCCATCTACCAGATGGTAAGTATCTGAACACGGATCAAATTCAATTTATGGTTGATCTAGCATTCCAAGGTCTATTAGTTATGCGTGAACATCAATTGCCTGTTATGCAAGCTAAGCTAACCTCTTATTTTGAGAAACTAGCTAGTGCGAACAATGTTTTCAGCCCAGAATATTTAAGTGCGATTCAGCCACAACTATATCAGTATCTATTGGGGCCCGATCTGGATAAAAACATATTATCATATTCAGTTAATCTAGATAGAATTGGAAATGATTTATCACTAGAACAGTCTGTGATGAATCTCAATATGATGCTTAGTCAAAGTTTCTATTTTACCAAAGCATCAACGACTAACGAAATGAATGAAGCTTTAACAGGGCTATATAAAATTCAACAAAAAGCGGAGCAATATAAGGGAACTCCTAAGGAGAGCCTCATAGGGATATTCCCTCTTGATTTCCATAAAATGCAGATTATTTCTTCTAATGTTGCGGAAATGGAACGGTTGTCAAAGTGGATGTTGGATAGAAAGCCAAATGGGGGTTACACCAATTACAGTGAGATACAAATAGCTTTCAATAACTTCTTCTTCCCGATGATTCCACCACTACCGACATTCCCACCATTCCCACCAATTCAGCCAATACCGGTAGCACCAGCAGTAAGTGTAGATGACAATGCAAATGTCATTGTTGATGCCGATGAGACTATGGAATACACTCAGAACAATGGCGAAAATTGGTTTGATTACAGCTCCACGAACCCACCCCAATTTGAAGGGAATACAACGGTATGGGTTCGTGTTAAGGCAAACGGAAGTAATACTGCAAGCCTCTATAAGATCTTGGTCTTTACTCAGAATATAGAAACAGACTCACTTGAGCTATTGAATCTAGCTAAGAGTAATGAAGATGTAGAAGGTGTGCTTGCCGCAATCCAAGGTTCCGCATTGGGACTCGAACTGCCTATAGATTTCAGTGATTGGAGCAACGATGAGAAAGAATCTGTAGCTGTATTTGTCACTTTAATGAATGGGGCAAAAGGATATGTGAGTAAAGAACAAGTGCAATATGTACTTGATATGGCTGTAGAACCACGAAACCTCTTTAATAAACCTGAACTGACTGATGTTGAGGAGAATATCAATGCTTATTTTTCAAAATTATTAAATTTACCTGAAGTTTTTAGCATAAACCTCGACCCAAGTATTCAATCACTATATAAAGTAGGGAGAATGTATGAAAATTTGTCTGTTGTAGATAAACAAATTTTTGCATACCGCATGAAATTTTACTCAATGCGTGATGAGATTCCTTCATATCAGAACAGAGATCAACTTTCTACGTCGTTATCTACTTATAATGCAATCAATGATGTAACTACTCAAACCAAGATGTATAATGCTTTGGTACGTCTTCGTTTAGTACAGAAGGAATCAACACAGTATAACAATCTCCCTAGTACTATCAAATATATGGTAGAGTTTCCGCTTAACATGGACAAAGTGGATAGCATAGATTATGCGACATATAGAAAACTTGCCCAATGGATGATTGATAAGCGTCCAGTTGGTGGTTATGAAAACTATAAAAACATCCAAAAAACGTTTGATCAGTTCTTTAATCCAGCAGATCCTTTGAAGGTAATCAACGAAGCGAGAGCTACGAAGAATACTGATGCTATCCTGGGAGCAATTACTCAACCGGAATGGTTGGATCTTCCGGCTGGCTTTGACACTCTCCAACCTGAGGAGAAGAAAGCCATAGCTAATGTGGTAATGACCTTTTTACCGAGTGACTATGCCTATAATCTTAAGAAACAAGTTGAATATGCTGTGGAAATTGGATATAAAGGCATCCAAACGATCAAACAAACAGACAGGATTCTTTTCCAACAGCATTTGAATGAGTTCTATTCCCTTTTTGTTGAGTCAACAGAGTACTTTGAATATCCAGGGATGGAAATGTTTAAAGAGTTAGGTCAAAAATATTTAAATGCATCCAATGTGGATAAAGAGTTGCTTGCTTATACCGCAAAACGTCTGTTTCAGGGTTCGGATCTTTCAATTGAACAGGTTTACGGTGCTTCATTAATGTTAGTCATGAATTATTCCTACATTAATGAAACTATAGACGTTAGCGAGATGAAGAAAGCCATGCTGATGCTATACAGTTTCCAGCAATCTACTGAGATGATGGAGCCTTTCGAACCATTCCTGCTTAAGTTGAATGCTATGAAGGATCTAGTAGAAGATGAGAATCGAATGGGAAAACTGGCTAAATGGATGCTGGACCGTAAGCCTGCTAACGGATACAGCAGTATTAGCGAAGTGCAGATAGCATTTGATCGTTTCTTCGATCAGGTCATTATTATTAATCCAACACCAACACCATCAACTGGCGGTGGAAGTGGAGGAGGATCTTCACCTGTAACGTCTACACCTGCACCAACAACGAAACAAGAACAGATCGTGGTTGACGTTAACGGAACTAACGGCACTAATCTGACCAAAACACCGATCACCCGTACAACCGAAACCAACGGCACGATCAAAGATCTAGTGAAAATGACCGAAGCGATTGCCAAGGAATCGGTAGAAAAAGCGAAGCAATTGAACATGAACACAGCACGCATTGTCATCCCAGATACCAAAGATGCCGTGTCCGAGACACGTATTGAACTGCCTAAAGCAGTGGTAAAAGAACTGAATGATGGTTCGCTTAAGCTTGAAATCTCCACTGAAAATGTAGTGATTTCCGTTCCGACGAATTCCATTTCTGGATTCGATCAAGACTTATACTTCCGCGTTGTACCTTTGAAAAAGGAATCGGAGCGCAAAGAAGTCGAAGAACGTGCGAAAAAAGAGCAGTTGATTCAACAAGTTGCTCCGAATACGAATGTGCGTGTACTGGCTCGTCCAGTCGAAATTGATACAAACATGCAGAGTCGCGAAGTGACGTTGACATTGCCATTGCGTTACAGTCTGCCAACCGATCCGGCTGCTCGTCAGCAAGCATTGGACAACCTGGCGATCTATATCGAACATAGTGACGGCACAAAAGAATTGATTCAAGGCAAATTGGTGAAACTGGCGGATAACAGCGAAGGCATTGAGTTTACTGTAACAAAATTCAGTACGTTCACCCTCGTTGTTGTGGATGGACTGAAAGCTTCACAAAGTACACATCAACCGTATATCCAAGGTTTTGGTGCAGATTTCCGTCCAGATGCATTCGTAACACGTGCACAGATGGCAGCTATGCTGGCTCGCAATCTTCCAACTGAACCGGCAGCAGGTTCCGCGAATAGCGAGAGCTACAAGGATGTATCTGCGACACACTGGGCAACAAGTGAGATTCAAAAAGCACAATCCGCTGGTATCATGAACGGCATGAGTAACACCCAATTTGCACCGGAAGGCTCGATTACCCGTGCACAGATGGCAACGATTGCGTATCGCTGGATGCAGCAACAAGCGAGTGCAACAACCGTGAATGGTCCAGCAGTTTCCTTCACAGACGTATCCGCAGACCTGTGGGCAGCAGATGCGATTGCATACGTGCAATCCGCTGGCCTGATGGTTGGTTACAACGATGGCACATTCAAACCGGATAGCAAGCTGACACGTGCGGAAGCCGTGAAAGTGTTGAATGTATTGTTCAACCGCACACCACTCACTGGCGCAGCTACGCCAACGTTCAGTGATGTACCAGCAACACACTGGGCATATGCAGATATCGAAGCCGCAGCGCAAAAGTAA